In Halobacterium noricense, the genomic stretch CGGAGCCGCCCCCACGAACACGCCGACCTTCTCGGAGTCGGGGTAGACGGTCACCTCGGGTTCGTGCATGGTCGAGACGGCGAGATAGCGCAACGTCCCCTCGGAGTCGTTGACGACCCTGTGGCTGCCTGACTCGTCCGGGGGAAACGTCACGTAGTCGCCCGCCCGGAGCGGCTGGGACTCGCCCGCGAGGCGGAGCATCCCAGTCCCCGAGAGCACGTACACGGCTTCCTCGTTGGCGGTGTGGTAGTGGTACGGCCACGACGCCTCGCCCGCCGGTAGT encodes the following:
- a CDS encoding cupin domain-containing protein encodes the protein MPLVNEDDLDWTDVDDGGMHVRRKQLGEAAGGDQLGCSLYELPAGEASWPYHYHTANEEAVYVLSGTGMLRLAGESQPLRAGDYVTFPPDESGSHRVVNDSEGTLRYLAVSTMHEPEVTVYPDSEKVGVFVGAAPGGRSGRTHNGYYRMADDVDYWDGE